A section of the Oenanthe melanoleuca isolate GR-GAL-2019-014 chromosome 6, OMel1.0, whole genome shotgun sequence genome encodes:
- the SGPL1 gene encoding sphingosine-1-phosphate lyase 1 gives MDAITPYKEILQMYWEKVTSFVNARCDGLEPWQLIGLTFSSTLASVWLHGFLCQPESLTSRTKKQFFKLLRKMPFVGAIIQKKIDEALNDVTSSLSFLKDEKDYIKALPEQGMSQPEVLQKMKEYSSKGDVRWQDGKVSGTVYSGEEKLTHLLVKVYEEFAWSNPLHPDIFPGLRKMEAEVVRIACTLFHGGPNSCGAMTSGGTESILMACKAYRDLAYERGIKQPEMLVPVSAHAAFDKAAHYFGLKLIQIPLTKAMEVDVQAMRRAISRNTAMLVCSAPQFPHGIMDPIEEVAELAVKYKIPLHVDACLGGFLIAFMDKAGFPLKRPFDFRVEGVTSISADTHKYGYAPKGSSVVLYSDKQYRKYQFFIAPDWQGGIYASPSVAGSRPGGIIAACWATLLHIGESGYVEATKRIIKTARFLESELRKIDSIFIFGKPEVSVLSIGSDTFDIYRLSNFLAAKGWNLNVLQFPPSIHLCITQLHTKPGVAEQFLKDVRDSIQDIMKDLNAKTTGMGAIYGMAQSVPDRSLVAEISQAYLDGLYSTDVPSSEKHMNGSPGHH, from the exons ATG GATGCCATTACTCCCTACAAGGAAATCCTCCAGATGTACTGGGAGAAAGTGACAAGCTTTGTGAACGCCCGGTGTGATGGACTTGAACCCTGGCAGCTCATTGGGCTGACGTTTTCTTCCACACTTGCAAGTGTGTGGCTGCATGGCTTCCTCTGCCAGCCTGAGA GTTTGACATCCCGAACTAAAAAACAGTTCTTTAAACTGCTGAGAAAAATGCCATTTGTTGGGGCTATA atTCAAAAGAAGATTGATGAAGCCTTGAATGATGTCACTTCCAGTTTATCCTTCCTGAAAGATGAAAAGGATTATATCAAAGCACTGCCAGAACAAGGCATGAGCCAGCCTGAAGTGCTGCAGAAGATGAAAGAGTACAGCTCAAAAG GGGATGTACGCTGGCAGGATGGGAAAGTCTCTGGGACTGTGTACAGTGGTGAAGAGAAACTCACCCACCTGCTGGTGAAG gTGTATGAAGAGTTTGCCTGGAGTAATCCTCTCCACCCAGATATATTCCCTGGTCTGAGGAAGATGGAAGCAGAAGTAGTGAGGATTGCCTGTACGCTCTTCCACGGGGGCCCCAATTCTTGTGGTGCT ATGACATCTGGGGGGACTGAGAGCATCCTGATGGCCTGCAAGGCATACAGAGACCTGGCTTATGAGAGAGGCATCAAACAGCCAGAAAT GTTGGTCCCAGTGAGTGCCCATGCAGCCTTTGACAAGGCAGCACACTACTTTGGGCTGAAGCTGATCCAAATACCACTGACCAAGGCTATGGAAGTGGATGTTCAG GCAATGAGGAGAGCTATCTCGAGGAACACAGCCATGCTGGTCTGTTCTGCTCCCCAGTTCCCACACGGAATTATGGACCCCATTGAAGAGGTGGCAGAG CTTGCAGTGAAGTACAAAATCCCCTTGCATGTGGATGCCTGCCTGGGTGGATTCCTTATTGCTTTCATGGACAAGGCAGGGTTCCCCTTAAAGCGCCCCTTTGACTTCCGGGTGGAAGGTGTGACCAGCATTTCTGCTGACACCCACAAG TATGGCTACGCTCCCAAGGGCTCCTCGGTGGTGCTCTACAGTGACAAGCAGTACAGGAAGTACCAGTTCTTCATAGCCCCAGACTGGCAAGGGGGAATTTATGCCTCCCCCTCCGTGGCAGGCTCCAGGCCTGGTGGGATCATAGCTGCATGTTGGGCAACCCTGCTGCACATTGGAGAGTCGGGCTATGTTGAGGCTACGAAGAGGATCATTAAAACAGCTCGTTTCCTCGAATCAGA gtTGAGAAAAATTGACAGCATCTTCATTTTTGGGAAGCCAGAGGTGTCTGTCCTCTCCATTGGCTCGGACACTTTTGACATCTATCGATTATCTAATTTTCTAGCTGCAAAAGGATGGAACTTGAATGTCCTACAGTTCCCACCAAG catcCATCTCTGCATCACGCAGCTGCACACAAAGCCCGGCGTCGCCGAGCAGTTCCTGAAGGATGTCAGGGACAGCATCCAGGACATCATGAAGGACCTCAACGCCAAGACCACCGGCATG GGAGCCATCTATGGAATGGCACAGTCCGTCCCAGACAGGAGCCTGGTGGCAGAGATTTCCCAGGCCTACCTGGATGGCCTCTACAGCACGGATGTTCCCAGCAGTGAGAAGCACATGAACGGCTCTCCTGGCCACCACTGA